One segment of Canis aureus isolate CA01 chromosome 27, VMU_Caureus_v.1.0, whole genome shotgun sequence DNA contains the following:
- the RAB35 gene encoding ras-related protein Rab-35 isoform X1, translating into MARDYDHLFKLLIIGDSGVGKSSLLLRFADNTFSGSYITTIGVDFKIRTVEINGEKVKLQIWDTAGQERFRTITSTYYRGTHGVIVVYDVTSAESFVNVKRWLHEINQNCDDVCRILVGNKNDDPERKVVETEDAYKFAGQMGIQLFETSAKENVNVEEMFNCITELVLRAKKDNLAKQQQQQQNDVVKLTKNSKRKKRCC; encoded by the exons ATGGCCCGGGACTACGACCACCTCTTCAAGCTGCTCATCATCGGCGACAGCG GTGTGGGCAAGAGCAGCTTACTGTTACGTTTTGCAGACAACACTTTCTCAG gCAGCTACATCACCACAATCGGAGTGGATTTCAAGATTCGGACTGTGGAGATCAATGGGGAGAAAGTGAAGCTGCAGATCTGGGACACGGCCGGGCAGGAGCGCTTCCGCACCATCACTTCCAC GTATTATCGGGGGACCCACGGGGTCATCGTGGTTTATGATGTCACCAGTGCCGAGTCCTTTGTCAACGTCAAGCGGTGGCTTCATGAAATCAACCAAAACTGTGATGATGTGTGCCGAATATTAG TGGGGAACAAGAATGATGACCCCGAGCGAAAGGTGGTGGAAACAGAAGATGCCTACAAATTCGCAGGGCAGATGGGGATTCAGCTGTTTGAGACCAGCGCCAAGGAAAACGTCAATGTGGAAGAG ATGTTCAACTGCATCACAGAGCTGGTCCTCCGAGCAAAGAAAGACAACTTAGccaaacagcagcagcaacaacagaaCGACGTGGTGAAGCTCACGAAGAACAGTAAACGAAAGAAACGCTGCTGCTAA
- the RAB35 gene encoding ras-related protein Rab-35 isoform X2, protein MAASAHPVPEARFTLSVQTSKASSRSYITTIGVDFKIRTVEINGEKVKLQIWDTAGQERFRTITSTYYRGTHGVIVVYDVTSAESFVNVKRWLHEINQNCDDVCRILVGNKNDDPERKVVETEDAYKFAGQMGIQLFETSAKENVNVEEMFNCITELVLRAKKDNLAKQQQQQQNDVVKLTKNSKRKKRCC, encoded by the exons ATGGCAGCTTCTGCCCACCCTGTACCTGAAGCTCGGTTCACCTTGTCAGTACAGACCTCCAAGGCCTCCTCAC gCAGCTACATCACCACAATCGGAGTGGATTTCAAGATTCGGACTGTGGAGATCAATGGGGAGAAAGTGAAGCTGCAGATCTGGGACACGGCCGGGCAGGAGCGCTTCCGCACCATCACTTCCAC GTATTATCGGGGGACCCACGGGGTCATCGTGGTTTATGATGTCACCAGTGCCGAGTCCTTTGTCAACGTCAAGCGGTGGCTTCATGAAATCAACCAAAACTGTGATGATGTGTGCCGAATATTAG TGGGGAACAAGAATGATGACCCCGAGCGAAAGGTGGTGGAAACAGAAGATGCCTACAAATTCGCAGGGCAGATGGGGATTCAGCTGTTTGAGACCAGCGCCAAGGAAAACGTCAATGTGGAAGAG ATGTTCAACTGCATCACAGAGCTGGTCCTCCGAGCAAAGAAAGACAACTTAGccaaacagcagcagcaacaacagaaCGACGTGGTGAAGCTCACGAAGAACAGTAAACGAAAGAAACGCTGCTGCTAA
- the RAB35 gene encoding ras-related protein Rab-35 isoform X3: MARDYDHLFKLLIIGDSGVGKSSLLLRFADNTFSGSYITTIGVDFKIRTVEINGEKVKLQIWDTAGQERFRTITSTYYRGTHGVIVVYDVTSAESFVNVKRWLHEINQNCDDVCRILDVQLHHRAGPPSKERQLSQTAAATTERRGEAHEEQ; the protein is encoded by the exons ATGGCCCGGGACTACGACCACCTCTTCAAGCTGCTCATCATCGGCGACAGCG GTGTGGGCAAGAGCAGCTTACTGTTACGTTTTGCAGACAACACTTTCTCAG gCAGCTACATCACCACAATCGGAGTGGATTTCAAGATTCGGACTGTGGAGATCAATGGGGAGAAAGTGAAGCTGCAGATCTGGGACACGGCCGGGCAGGAGCGCTTCCGCACCATCACTTCCAC GTATTATCGGGGGACCCACGGGGTCATCGTGGTTTATGATGTCACCAGTGCCGAGTCCTTTGTCAACGTCAAGCGGTGGCTTCATGAAATCAACCAAAACTGTGATGATGTGTGCCGAATATTAG ATGTTCAACTGCATCACAGAGCTGGTCCTCCGAGCAAAGAAAGACAACTTAGccaaacagcagcagcaacaacagaaCGACGTGGTGAAGCTCACGAAGAACAGTAA